One Arthrobacter sp. StoSoilB20 DNA segment encodes these proteins:
- a CDS encoding DUF2469 domain-containing protein, which produces MSAEDLENYETDMELQLYREYRDVVGLFSYVVETERRFYLANHVDLQARSADGEIYFDLTLQDAWVWDVYRSARFVKNVRVITFKDVNVEELPRSEDLSLPKDGGLGDLGDLGN; this is translated from the coding sequence ATGAGCGCCGAGGACCTTGAGAACTATGAAACCGACATGGAGCTGCAGCTCTACCGCGAGTACAGGGATGTTGTCGGGCTGTTCAGCTACGTGGTGGAAACAGAGCGCCGCTTCTACTTGGCCAACCATGTAGACCTTCAGGCACGCAGCGCAGACGGGGAGATCTACTTCGACCTGACCCTGCAGGACGCGTGGGTATGGGACGTCTACCGTTCGGCCCGTTTCGTGAAGAACGTCCGCGTCATTACCTTCAAGGATGTCAACGTTGAAGAACTGCCCCGCAGCGAAGACCTGTCCTTGCCCAAGGATGGCGGGCTGGGTGACCTGGGAGATCTCGGCAACTAG
- a CDS encoding ribonuclease HII — protein MERSFLSPGVRLLAGVDEVGRGALAGPVSVGIAVVNLEDHGLLADVRDSKLLKPEDRDRLEPLVRDWAVASAVGHASSREIDDIGIIAALRLAGTRAWLEILEGGITPDVVLLDGSHNWLSPDVQASLFDEPALGPWCEAPVHTRVKADMSCLSVAAASVLAKVARDRIMVDLHSEVPAYGWNENKGYATSAHRDVIRLQGPSAYHRTSWNLTGPETD, from the coding sequence GTGGAGCGATCCTTCCTGTCGCCCGGAGTACGGTTGCTGGCCGGCGTGGATGAGGTGGGGCGTGGAGCCCTTGCCGGACCTGTCAGTGTAGGAATTGCCGTGGTCAACCTTGAGGATCACGGATTGTTGGCCGATGTCCGGGACAGCAAGCTGCTCAAGCCGGAGGACCGTGACAGGTTGGAACCCCTGGTCCGTGATTGGGCCGTTGCGTCGGCAGTGGGTCATGCCTCGTCACGGGAGATTGACGATATTGGCATCATTGCCGCGTTGCGCCTGGCAGGCACGCGTGCCTGGTTGGAGATCCTGGAAGGTGGCATTACTCCCGACGTCGTCCTGCTCGATGGCAGCCACAACTGGTTGTCGCCGGACGTCCAAGCCTCCCTCTTTGATGAGCCCGCGCTCGGGCCGTGGTGCGAGGCCCCTGTGCATACCCGGGTCAAAGCGGATATGAGTTGCCTCAGTGTCGCCGCTGCCAGTGTCCTGGCCAAAGTGGCCCGGGACCGCATCATGGTGGACCTTCACTCCGAGGTCCCTGCCTACGGGTGGAACGAAAACAAGGGATATGCCACCTCCGCCCACAGGGACGTGATCCGGCTGCAAGGGCCCAGCGCTTACCACCGGACCAGTTGGAACCTGACGGGGCCGGAGACCGACTGA
- the lepB gene encoding signal peptidase I, with protein MPDKAPENPERYDDDARASDGTASTAGVAGSRLPDDGSSANAEPPVAAAGSNDGKGDAPGGAHALEKPRKNPVLVWVKEIVTVVAIALVLSFLLKTFLFRAFYIPSESMESTLDVNDRIFINLLVPEPFALQHGDVVVFKDSQNWLTPVAKEPAGPMDWVGDALEFVGLAADNTDQHLVKRVIGLPGDHVTCCDAQGRVSVNGVPLEETYINPAEIPQPNPFDIVVPEGKVWVMGDNRNHSADSRAHQETNGGFINIEDIEGRATVIAWPVNRWTYLDNFPDVFKDVPAGTAGK; from the coding sequence ATGCCGGACAAAGCTCCAGAGAATCCCGAGCGGTACGACGACGACGCCCGGGCCTCGGACGGAACGGCAAGTACCGCCGGAGTGGCTGGTTCCCGCCTGCCCGATGACGGTTCCAGTGCGAACGCCGAGCCTCCAGTTGCCGCAGCCGGCAGCAACGACGGCAAAGGCGACGCCCCCGGTGGCGCCCACGCGCTGGAGAAGCCCCGCAAAAATCCTGTACTTGTGTGGGTCAAGGAGATCGTCACAGTGGTGGCCATCGCGCTGGTGCTGTCCTTCCTTCTGAAGACGTTCCTTTTCCGGGCGTTCTACATTCCGTCGGAATCCATGGAAAGCACCCTGGATGTCAACGACCGCATCTTCATCAACCTCCTGGTTCCTGAGCCCTTCGCACTGCAACACGGCGACGTCGTGGTGTTCAAGGACTCCCAGAACTGGCTGACGCCGGTTGCCAAAGAGCCTGCCGGCCCCATGGACTGGGTAGGGGATGCCTTGGAGTTCGTGGGTTTGGCGGCCGACAACACCGATCAGCACCTGGTCAAGCGCGTCATCGGTCTTCCCGGGGACCACGTAACTTGCTGCGACGCCCAGGGGCGCGTCAGCGTCAACGGGGTCCCGCTGGAGGAGACCTACATCAATCCGGCCGAGATACCGCAGCCAAACCCTTTCGACATCGTTGTTCCGGAGGGCAAAGTGTGGGTGATGGGCGACAACCGAAACCACTCGGCCGACTCCCGTGCCCACCAGGAGACCAACGGCGGGTTCATTAACATCGAGGACATTGAAGGCCGCGCCACGGTCATAGCCTGGCCCGTCAACCGCTGGACCTACCTCGACAACTTCCCGGACGTCTTCAAGGACGTCCCGGCAGGAACTGCAGGGAAATAA
- the lepB gene encoding signal peptidase I, producing the protein MDTTERQPRKQGWRFVFLALVLAIAISGLVRSLWLDVYYIPSESMEPLLGTGDRILVSRTAFTSEPIRRGDIVVFDGRGSFAPLSSGQGPFVDAVSAASQWFGLTGSDTTYVKRVIGVAGDHVQCCDSGGLLTVNGQPLEEPYVYPGDEASKQKFDVVVPQGRLWLMGDHRSRSADSRGLLGAPGGGMVPVERVIGRPVQIIWPLDRFAEMPRSPQAETSKNGQ; encoded by the coding sequence ATGGACACAACAGAACGCCAGCCCCGGAAACAGGGCTGGCGTTTTGTTTTCCTGGCACTGGTCCTGGCCATAGCCATCAGTGGACTGGTCCGGTCGCTGTGGCTTGACGTCTACTACATTCCGTCCGAATCCATGGAACCCCTCCTCGGGACGGGGGACAGGATCCTGGTGTCTCGGACAGCTTTCACTTCCGAACCCATCCGCCGCGGTGACATCGTGGTCTTCGACGGCCGCGGCTCGTTCGCTCCGCTGAGCAGTGGACAAGGCCCGTTCGTTGACGCCGTATCTGCCGCGAGCCAGTGGTTCGGGTTGACCGGCAGTGACACCACGTACGTCAAGCGGGTCATCGGAGTTGCAGGAGACCATGTCCAGTGCTGCGATTCAGGCGGCCTCCTCACAGTCAACGGCCAGCCGCTTGAGGAACCCTATGTTTATCCCGGGGATGAAGCCAGTAAGCAGAAATTCGATGTCGTAGTGCCTCAGGGCCGCCTCTGGCTCATGGGTGACCACCGTTCACGTTCTGCCGACTCCCGTGGGCTGCTGGGCGCACCGGGCGGCGGTATGGTTCCTGTGGAACGAGTGATTGGCCGACCGGTCCAGATCATCTGGCCACTTGATAGATTTGCAGAAATGCCTCGCTCTCCGCAGGCCGAAACATCGAAGAACGGACAGTAG
- the rplS gene encoding 50S ribosomal protein L19: MHILDSVDAASLRNDVPEFRAGDTLKVHVNIIEGKNSRVQVFQGFVLGRQGDGVRETFTVRKVSFGVGVERTFPVHSPIIDKIEVVTKGDVRRAKLYYMRALRGKAAKIKEKRDFAK, from the coding sequence ATGCATATCCTCGATAGCGTAGATGCAGCCTCGCTGCGTAACGATGTTCCCGAGTTCCGCGCGGGTGACACCCTCAAGGTTCACGTCAACATCATCGAAGGCAAGAACTCCCGTGTCCAGGTATTCCAGGGCTTCGTCCTGGGCCGCCAGGGTGACGGCGTTCGCGAAACCTTCACCGTGCGCAAGGTTTCCTTCGGTGTCGGCGTAGAGCGTACCTTCCCGGTACACTCCCCGATCATCGACAAGATCGAGGTCGTCACCAAGGGTGACGTCCGCCGCGCCAAGCTTTACTACATGCGCGCACTGCGCGGTAAGGCTGCGAAGATCAAGGAAAAGCGCGACTTCGCCAAGTAA
- the trmD gene encoding tRNA (guanosine(37)-N1)-methyltransferase TrmD, with amino-acid sequence MRIDVVSIFPEYLAPLELSLIGKARQDGLLELNVHDLRAFTTDKHRTVDDTPYGGGAGMVMKPEPWAQALESVAGASEGSKPVLIVPSPAGERFNQALAYELAEEEQLVFACGRYEGIDERVIDWAQDHFTVRPVSLGDYVLNGGEVAVLAMVEAIGRLLPGVVGNPESLVEESHSDGLLEYPVYTKPSAWRDHDVPAILLSGNHGKIAQWRRHEQFRRTAERRPDLLEEFDAGALSRADRNALAELGYDVIEGRLRPRPGGDVTN; translated from the coding sequence ATGAGGATTGATGTTGTCAGCATCTTCCCGGAATACCTCGCTCCGCTGGAGCTCTCCCTCATAGGGAAGGCCCGCCAGGACGGTCTGCTCGAGCTCAACGTCCATGATTTGCGTGCCTTCACCACCGACAAGCACCGGACTGTGGATGACACGCCCTATGGCGGCGGAGCCGGAATGGTGATGAAGCCTGAGCCGTGGGCCCAGGCCCTTGAATCGGTGGCAGGGGCCAGTGAAGGCTCCAAGCCGGTTCTGATTGTTCCCTCGCCGGCGGGGGAGAGGTTCAACCAGGCGCTGGCCTATGAGTTGGCCGAGGAAGAGCAGCTCGTCTTCGCCTGCGGGCGCTATGAAGGAATCGACGAGCGGGTCATCGACTGGGCGCAGGACCACTTCACTGTCAGGCCGGTCAGCCTGGGCGACTACGTGCTCAACGGTGGTGAAGTGGCCGTGCTGGCCATGGTCGAGGCCATCGGCCGGCTCCTGCCCGGAGTGGTGGGCAACCCGGAATCCCTGGTTGAGGAGTCCCATTCCGATGGCTTGTTGGAGTACCCCGTGTATACCAAGCCTTCGGCGTGGCGTGACCATGACGTCCCTGCCATCCTGCTCAGCGGCAACCACGGAAAGATCGCCCAGTGGCGGCGCCACGAGCAATTCCGGCGGACGGCAGAGCGCCGTCCGGACCTTTTGGAAGAGTTCGACGCCGGTGCGTTGAGCCGCGCTGACCGCAACGCCCTCGCTGAGCTTGGATACGACGTCATCGAAGGCCGCCTGCGTCCCCGGCCCGGTGGCGACGTTACAAACTGA
- the rimM gene encoding ribosome maturation factor RimM (Essential for efficient processing of 16S rRNA) — MQLQVARIGKPHGIRGEVTVQVLTDTPAERFVPGTEFIVEPASAGPLTIRSARWNKDILLLGFDEIADRNAAEVIRGAKLFIETEELEDEDDDEGWYEHELVGLDARVGSQVVGKVAALNTMPVQDLLMVKTDDGKEILVPFVEEIVPEVNVEDGYILITPPDGLFEVNDDNAGEPADGAGDES, encoded by the coding sequence ATGCAGCTCCAGGTGGCACGGATCGGCAAACCCCACGGTATCCGCGGCGAGGTGACCGTACAGGTACTTACCGACACACCGGCTGAGCGCTTCGTACCAGGAACCGAGTTCATCGTGGAGCCTGCCTCGGCGGGCCCCTTGACCATCCGCAGTGCCCGGTGGAACAAGGACATCCTGCTGTTGGGTTTCGATGAGATTGCGGACCGCAATGCGGCCGAAGTCATCCGTGGTGCCAAGCTCTTCATCGAAACCGAAGAACTTGAGGATGAAGACGACGACGAAGGCTGGTACGAGCACGAACTCGTTGGCCTCGATGCACGGGTCGGTTCACAGGTAGTCGGCAAGGTTGCGGCCCTGAACACCATGCCGGTCCAGGACCTGTTGATGGTCAAGACGGACGATGGCAAGGAAATACTGGTCCCCTTCGTCGAGGAAATCGTGCCGGAGGTCAACGTTGAGGACGGCTACATCCTGATCACTCCGCCTGACGGGCTCTTTGAAGTCAATGATGACAACGCCGGAGAGCCCGCGGACGGCGCAGGGGATGAATCCTGA
- a CDS encoding RNA-binding protein has translation MLAEALEHLVRGIVDSPEDVKVSAKNNRRGESLEVRVHQEDLGRVIGRQGRTARALRTVVAALAGGEQVRVDVVDTDRRR, from the coding sequence TTGCTGGCAGAAGCGCTCGAGCACTTGGTCCGTGGGATCGTTGACAGCCCTGAGGATGTCAAGGTCAGTGCCAAGAACAACCGCCGCGGGGAATCCCTTGAGGTGCGTGTTCACCAGGAGGACCTCGGACGGGTGATCGGCCGCCAAGGACGGACCGCACGTGCATTGCGCACTGTGGTTGCGGCCTTGGCTGGTGGCGAGCAGGTCAGGGTCGACGTCGTCGACACCGACCGTCGCCGGTAA
- the rpsP gene encoding 30S ribosomal protein S16, whose protein sequence is MAVKIRLKRFGKMRAPYYRIVVMDARAKRDGRAIEEIGKYHPTEEPSYIEVASERAQYWLSVGAQPTEQVAAILKITGDWQKFKGLPGQEGTLKTKAPKEAFVAPEKGSVIIPEAITKKAKKDEAEAPAEAEAETTEAE, encoded by the coding sequence GTGGCCGTAAAGATTCGCCTTAAGCGCTTCGGTAAGATGCGCGCACCGTACTACCGCATTGTCGTCATGGATGCCCGCGCCAAGCGCGATGGCCGTGCCATTGAAGAAATCGGCAAGTACCACCCCACCGAAGAGCCGTCGTACATCGAGGTCGCTTCCGAGCGCGCCCAGTACTGGCTTTCCGTTGGCGCCCAGCCGACCGAGCAGGTTGCCGCGATCCTCAAGATCACCGGTGACTGGCAGAAGTTCAAGGGCCTCCCGGGCCAGGAAGGCACCCTGAAGACCAAAGCTCCGAAGGAAGCCTTCGTAGCACCGGAGAAGGGTTCCGTCATCATTCCGGAAGCCATCACCAAGAAGGCCAAGAAGGACGAAGCGGAAGCTCCGGCCGAGGCTGAAGCAGAGACCACCGAGGCTGAGTAA
- a CDS encoding VOC family protein, whose translation MGTVMLKVGDMKVMSDYYQRALGLEIVAEQDGGLYLGRVGKPVVHLAPASGLRIPSRGEAGLFHTAILFQDQPSLAATIATAAEYEPRAFAGSADHLVSEAFYFTDPEGNGIELYYDKPRESWQWDGKNVVMDNVALPPQRFLQQHLNEAAVTGQHQAAAGIGHVHLQVGDVGTARKFYVETLGFEQTAGWHGQALFVSAGGYHHHMAMNVWNSRGAGPRKDTLGLGEVLIEVPGADDIASLADRLKTAGVQNHHTGAELRFEDPWRNKLRVAVR comes from the coding sequence ATGGGCACCGTGATGCTCAAGGTAGGTGACATGAAGGTCATGAGTGACTACTACCAACGGGCCCTCGGCCTGGAAATCGTGGCCGAGCAGGACGGCGGGCTCTACCTCGGGCGCGTCGGAAAGCCTGTGGTCCACCTTGCGCCGGCGTCGGGCCTCCGGATTCCAAGCCGCGGGGAAGCCGGTCTTTTCCACACGGCCATTCTGTTCCAGGACCAGCCGTCCCTGGCGGCAACGATTGCAACCGCCGCCGAATATGAGCCCCGCGCCTTTGCCGGCAGCGCCGACCACTTGGTCAGCGAAGCGTTCTACTTCACCGATCCCGAGGGCAACGGCATTGAGCTGTACTACGACAAGCCCCGCGAATCCTGGCAGTGGGATGGCAAGAACGTGGTGATGGACAACGTGGCCCTGCCGCCGCAGAGGTTCCTGCAACAGCACCTCAACGAAGCTGCAGTCACCGGCCAACACCAGGCGGCGGCGGGAATCGGACACGTCCATTTGCAGGTGGGCGACGTCGGCACTGCACGGAAGTTCTACGTGGAGACCCTCGGGTTTGAGCAGACCGCAGGCTGGCATGGGCAGGCGCTGTTCGTCTCCGCCGGTGGCTACCACCACCACATGGCGATGAATGTCTGGAACAGCCGTGGCGCCGGACCCCGGAAGGACACGCTCGGCCTCGGTGAAGTACTCATAGAGGTTCCTGGCGCAGACGACATCGCTTCCCTTGCGGATCGACTCAAAACCGCCGGGGTGCAGAACCATCACACCGGCGCCGAGCTTCGCTTCGAAGATCCTTGGCGGAACAAGCTGCGGGTAGCGGTCCGCTAA
- a CDS encoding amidohydrolase family protein, with protein MATIEFSGPVLVSSSEERHGMWSVDGTLTFVRPAKAPDRVLDGWVLPGFVDAHCHIGLGVGGAVDEQATLAQAQADLDAGTLLIRDAGSPSDTRWVQQRADLPRLIRAGRHIARSRRYLRGLGHEIDPGDLVETVRKEARDGDGWVKLVGDWIDRGVGDLAASFPAAVVRDAISAAHDEGARVTAHCFAEDTIDDMLDANIDCIEHATGLLPRHLPRLVEQSVPIVPTLVNIATFPDIAAQAAPKFPHYADHMVRLWERRRERVLEAFESGVEIYAGTDAGSVIKHGRIADEMKELHDAGLPPEAVLDAAAWRARAWLGEDGISEGASADVVLCSEDPRQDLQTVANLSHIVLRGSVVR; from the coding sequence ATGGCCACCATCGAATTTTCCGGACCCGTGCTCGTCTCAAGCAGCGAGGAACGCCACGGAATGTGGTCCGTGGACGGCACTTTGACCTTTGTGCGCCCTGCGAAGGCGCCGGACCGCGTCCTGGATGGCTGGGTCCTGCCCGGCTTTGTTGACGCCCACTGCCATATCGGTTTGGGCGTGGGCGGCGCCGTTGACGAGCAGGCCACTCTTGCCCAGGCCCAAGCTGACCTCGACGCCGGGACGCTGCTGATCAGGGACGCCGGATCACCCAGTGACACCCGCTGGGTCCAGCAGCGTGCGGACTTGCCCCGCCTTATCCGGGCCGGCCGCCACATTGCCCGTAGCCGGCGTTATCTCCGGGGCCTGGGTCATGAAATTGATCCCGGTGACCTCGTGGAGACAGTTCGGAAGGAAGCCCGCGACGGCGATGGCTGGGTGAAACTGGTAGGGGACTGGATCGATCGCGGCGTGGGAGATCTTGCTGCTTCATTCCCTGCCGCAGTGGTCAGGGATGCGATCTCCGCCGCCCACGATGAGGGTGCCAGGGTGACGGCCCATTGCTTTGCCGAGGACACGATCGATGACATGTTGGACGCCAACATCGATTGCATCGAGCACGCAACGGGCCTGCTTCCGCGGCACCTTCCCCGTTTGGTGGAGCAGTCGGTGCCGATCGTTCCCACCCTGGTCAACATCGCCACGTTTCCCGACATCGCCGCACAGGCTGCGCCGAAGTTTCCCCACTATGCAGACCACATGGTCCGTCTGTGGGAGCGGCGGCGCGAGCGGGTGCTTGAAGCCTTTGAGTCCGGAGTGGAAATTTACGCGGGCACAGACGCCGGCAGCGTGATCAAGCACGGCAGGATCGCCGATGAGATGAAAGAGCTGCACGACGCCGGCCTGCCGCCGGAGGCGGTGCTGGACGCTGCAGCGTGGCGTGCCCGGGCGTGGCTGGGAGAGGACGGTATCAGCGAAGGGGCCAGTGCCGACGTCGTGCTGTGTTCGGAGGATCCGAGGCAGGACCTGCAGACCGTCGCCAACCTCTCGCACATCGTCCTTCGCGGTTCTGTAGTCCGTTAG
- the thiC gene encoding phosphomethylpyrimidine synthase ThiC has product MSTTSTQHSPAQNPSSTDDIPSSTGAITPESVTQSLKSHSLAYREDPENGIRVPVTEIALEPSPNGDANEPFQVYRTAGPGSDPVMGLEPFRAAWIERRGDTEAYRGRQRNLLDDGRSAVRRGEATAEWKGAKPEPRRAVEGKTVTQMHYARQGMVTPEMQFVALRENCDVELVRSEVAAGRAIIPSNINHPESEPMIIGKAFLVKINANIGNSAVTSSIAEEVDKLQWATQWGADTVMDLSTGDDIHTTREWIIRNSPVPIGTVPIYQALEKVNGEANKLTWEIFRDTVIEQCEQGVDYMTIHAGVLLRYVPLTANRVTGIVSRGGSIMAGWCLAHHQENFLYTHFDELCEIFARYDVAFSLGDGLRPGATADANDAAQFAELDTLAELTQRAWEFDVQVMVEGPGHVPFHLVRENVERQQELCKGAPFYTLGPLVTDVAPGYDHITSAIGATEIARYGTAMLCYVTPKEHLGLPNKDDVKTGVITYKIAAHAADLAKGHPGAHERDDALSKARFEFRWRDQFALSLDPVTAEAFHDETLPAEPAKTAHFCSMCGPKFCSMRISQDIRDEYGSAKAQEAIAEMYSGMRGKSEEFLASGGKVYLPEPQVPGSKATVKAGSGSLD; this is encoded by the coding sequence TTGAGCACCACCAGTACACAGCACAGCCCTGCCCAAAACCCGTCCAGCACGGACGATATTCCATCCAGCACCGGAGCAATCACGCCGGAATCCGTGACCCAATCATTGAAATCCCACTCCCTTGCCTACCGTGAGGACCCGGAGAATGGAATCCGGGTTCCCGTGACGGAAATCGCCCTGGAACCCTCTCCCAACGGCGATGCCAACGAGCCGTTCCAGGTGTACCGCACGGCGGGACCGGGCAGCGATCCGGTGATGGGGCTGGAACCATTCCGGGCAGCCTGGATCGAACGCCGAGGCGACACCGAGGCCTATCGCGGACGGCAACGCAACCTGCTCGACGACGGCAGGTCTGCGGTTCGTCGCGGGGAAGCAACAGCGGAATGGAAGGGTGCCAAACCCGAGCCGCGACGCGCCGTCGAGGGTAAAACCGTGACACAGATGCACTATGCCAGGCAGGGAATGGTGACCCCGGAGATGCAGTTCGTCGCGTTGCGGGAGAACTGTGACGTTGAGCTGGTCCGCAGCGAGGTCGCAGCGGGCCGGGCAATCATTCCCAGCAACATCAACCATCCCGAGTCCGAGCCGATGATCATCGGCAAAGCCTTCCTTGTGAAGATCAACGCCAACATCGGCAACTCTGCCGTGACAAGCTCCATTGCCGAGGAAGTGGACAAGCTGCAGTGGGCCACTCAATGGGGCGCCGATACCGTCATGGACCTCTCCACCGGCGATGACATCCACACCACCCGTGAATGGATCATCCGCAACTCCCCTGTTCCGATCGGAACCGTCCCTATTTACCAGGCGCTGGAGAAGGTCAATGGCGAAGCCAACAAGCTGACGTGGGAGATTTTCCGTGACACGGTCATAGAACAATGCGAGCAGGGCGTGGACTACATGACCATCCACGCCGGGGTGCTGTTGCGCTACGTCCCGCTGACGGCCAACCGGGTCACGGGGATCGTCTCACGCGGCGGCTCCATCATGGCCGGCTGGTGCCTGGCGCACCATCAGGAAAACTTCCTCTACACGCATTTTGACGAGCTCTGCGAAATCTTCGCCCGATACGACGTCGCCTTCTCCCTGGGTGACGGCCTGCGTCCGGGCGCAACCGCCGACGCCAACGACGCCGCCCAGTTTGCCGAGCTGGACACCCTTGCCGAACTCACGCAGCGCGCATGGGAGTTCGATGTCCAGGTCATGGTGGAAGGACCGGGACACGTGCCGTTCCACTTGGTCAGGGAGAACGTGGAACGGCAGCAGGAACTGTGCAAAGGTGCCCCGTTCTACACGCTGGGGCCGCTGGTCACCGATGTCGCTCCTGGCTATGACCACATCACCTCGGCCATCGGAGCCACCGAGATCGCCCGGTACGGCACCGCCATGCTCTGCTACGTCACTCCCAAGGAGCATCTGGGCCTCCCGAACAAAGACGACGTCAAGACCGGCGTCATTACGTATAAGATCGCAGCCCATGCCGCGGACCTCGCGAAGGGACACCCCGGCGCCCATGAGCGCGACGATGCCCTGTCCAAGGCACGGTTCGAGTTCCGTTGGCGCGACCAGTTCGCCCTTTCGCTGGACCCCGTAACGGCTGAAGCCTTCCACGACGAAACGCTGCCGGCAGAACCGGCCAAGACAGCCCATTTCTGCTCCATGTGCGGCCCCAAGTTCTGCTCCATGCGCATCAGCCAGGACATTCGCGACGAATACGGATCGGCCAAGGCCCAGGAAGCGATCGCCGAAATGTACAGCGGGATGCGCGGCAAGAGCGAGGAATTCCTGGCCTCGGGCGGAAAGGTCTATTTGCCGGAACCTCAGGTACCGGGAAGCAAGGCCACCGTCAAGGCCGGCTCAGGAAGCCTGGATTGA
- a CDS encoding alpha/beta hydrolase codes for MHKQRVVFVHGLGSFGAAAWPKLHGMALAYDALFLRRHGFDAVAEPVESSVAADVAIVINALADSRGGHVVAHEQGAISAMLAAIERPDLVHSLALVEPACLSLTAELPATASHRALMEPLFDVRDQLNDADYQREYYRRAFSAETGGLDSPEARRSARRLRLQAPPWEAPLHIVPGVPTLVLTGGWEPLYEEIAGYLQETGALRRVAAGGHRPQDSVDGDHIIRSFVADVGRALSIQAS; via the coding sequence ATGCATAAGCAGCGCGTAGTCTTCGTTCACGGCCTGGGCAGCTTCGGTGCTGCTGCATGGCCGAAACTGCACGGCATGGCCCTGGCTTATGACGCGCTTTTCCTGCGCCGGCACGGCTTTGACGCCGTAGCCGAGCCCGTGGAATCGAGCGTTGCCGCGGACGTGGCCATTGTCATCAACGCCCTTGCGGATTCGAGGGGCGGCCATGTGGTGGCGCACGAGCAAGGTGCCATCTCTGCCATGTTGGCAGCGATCGAACGTCCGGACCTGGTGCATTCGCTGGCCTTGGTGGAGCCTGCTTGCCTTTCCCTGACGGCCGAGCTCCCAGCCACAGCTTCCCACCGTGCCCTCATGGAACCGCTGTTCGATGTGCGGGACCAGCTCAACGACGCCGATTACCAGCGTGAGTATTACCGCCGGGCGTTCTCTGCCGAAACCGGGGGATTGGACTCTCCCGAAGCACGGCGTTCGGCCCGCAGGCTCAGGCTCCAGGCTCCGCCGTGGGAAGCGCCGCTGCACATTGTGCCCGGTGTTCCCACCCTGGTCCTCACGGGTGGATGGGAGCCTCTTTATGAGGAAATTGCCGGTTATCTCCAGGAAACCGGCGCCCTCCGCCGCGTCGCAGCGGGAGGACACCGGCCCCAGGACTCAGTGGACGGAGATCACATCATCCGTTCCTTTGTTGCCGACGTCGGACGGGCCCTGTCAATCCAGGCTTCCTGA